One genomic region from Candidatus Bathyarchaeia archaeon encodes:
- a CDS encoding nickel-dependent hydrogenase large subunit: protein MVAEKPGETKEVEADYARLRIPFGPVHPALKEPVSLRVAVRKEEIVDVDIVLGHVHRGIEGLAENRNLVQTLYLVERVCGICSHSHTTCYVQALEEIGEIKLPERALYLRTLIFELERIHSHLFLLGVLAYEIGFDTLFMFTWHVRESVLDLFEKITGNRVHHSMNTLGGVRWDVDQPMVEEITSAMKSLQKSVQQIRDFFQDKSVEKRLCDVGFLAKDEARRLCVVGPTARGSGVDMDVRRDHPYAAYSDLKEGFSVVVKEKGDVYARTEVRILELFESINIIQKILAKLPEGNIRVEDNVIKLMRRIPQGEAISLVEAPRGELLYFVKTNGNGGLSRLKIRTPTIPNVLGLKPMLVGGEIADIPVIIASIDPCMACANRITVVDAATGEEETIDASVLRRKR from the coding sequence ATGGTTGCAGAAAAGCCTGGCGAAACAAAAGAGGTTGAAGCAGATTATGCTCGCTTGCGCATTCCTTTTGGCCCTGTGCATCCAGCCCTTAAAGAACCCGTTTCGTTAAGGGTAGCTGTTCGAAAGGAAGAAATCGTTGATGTTGATATAGTTTTGGGACATGTTCATAGGGGGATAGAGGGTTTAGCTGAAAACCGCAACTTAGTTCAAACGTTATATTTGGTTGAGCGTGTTTGTGGTATATGCTCTCACAGCCACACAACATGTTATGTCCAAGCCTTGGAAGAAATAGGCGAAATAAAACTTCCTGAACGGGCTCTATATCTTAGGACGTTGATTTTTGAACTTGAGAGAATTCACAGCCACCTATTCTTGTTGGGAGTTTTAGCTTATGAAATTGGGTTCGACACCCTCTTCATGTTTACATGGCACGTTAGAGAAAGCGTCCTTGACTTGTTTGAGAAAATCACGGGCAATCGTGTTCACCACTCAATGAATACGTTAGGTGGGGTGCGTTGGGACGTCGATCAGCCGATGGTTGAAGAAATCACGTCTGCAATGAAAAGTTTGCAGAAATCTGTGCAGCAGATCCGCGACTTTTTCCAGGACAAAAGCGTTGAGAAAAGGTTGTGCGATGTGGGCTTCTTAGCCAAGGATGAAGCTAGAAGGTTATGTGTTGTAGGCCCTACTGCTAGAGGTTCTGGTGTGGATATGGATGTGCGGAGAGATCATCCTTATGCCGCCTACAGCGATTTAAAGGAGGGCTTCTCAGTTGTTGTGAAGGAAAAAGGCGACGTCTACGCGAGAACGGAAGTTCGAATTTTAGAGCTTTTTGAATCAATTAATATCATTCAGAAAATTTTGGCGAAGCTGCCGGAAGGGAATATTCGCGTTGAAGATAACGTTATTAAGTTGATGCGCCGCATTCCTCAAGGTGAGGCAATCTCTCTAGTGGAGGCTCCTCGAGGTGAGCTTCTTTATTTTGTGAAAACCAACGGAAATGGTGGCTTATCACGGTTGAAGATTCGAACTCCTACAATTCCAAACGTGTTGGGCTTAAAGCCTATGCTTGTGGGAGGTGAAATTGCAGATATCCCTGTGATTATTGCGTCCATAGACCCTTGCATGGCATGTGCGAATAGAATCACTGTCGTTGATGCTGCTACAGGGGAAGAAGAGACAATAGATGCGAGTGTTTTGCG
- a CDS encoding NADH-quinone oxidoreductase subunit B family protein: MEVCMGFVARSRVKSPWVFHLNTGSCAGCDIEIVAALTPRYDVERLGCVLVGSPRHADVLLVTGPVTRQMLPRFIRVYEQVPEPKVVVAVGTCASSGSPFLGSQMVEGPVDKIVPVDAYVVGCPPRPEAIVKGIVTAVKKRFG, translated from the coding sequence ATGGAGGTTTGTATGGGCTTTGTTGCGAGGAGTCGTGTGAAGTCGCCGTGGGTTTTTCATTTGAATACTGGTTCGTGTGCTGGTTGTGATATTGAGATAGTGGCGGCTTTGACTCCTCGTTATGATGTTGAACGTTTGGGTTGTGTTCTTGTTGGTTCGCCTCGTCATGCTGATGTTTTGTTGGTTACGGGTCCTGTTACTCGTCAGATGCTGCCTCGTTTTATTAGGGTTTATGAGCAGGTGCCTGAGCCCAAAGTTGTTGTTGCTGTCGGTACTTGCGCTTCGTCTGGTAGTCCCTTTTTGGGTAGTCAGATGGTTGAAGGCCCTGTGGATAAAATAGTTCCTGTAGATGCCTATGTTGTTGGCTGTCCGCCTAGGCCTGAAGCAATTGTTAAGGGAATTGTTACGGCTGTGAAGAAGAGGTTTGGGTGA